In Acipenser ruthenus chromosome 15, fAciRut3.2 maternal haplotype, whole genome shotgun sequence, a genomic segment contains:
- the LOC117422188 gene encoding protein CutA homolog isoform X1, with translation MDWFYQRFHKDSLSLTIPRPGCVSIFLVMLLSLVVYPVLKTVSLQLHSAFTGSYVSGFNSVALISCPNEQVAKDIARAVMEKRLAAGVNILPKSSSMYYWKGEIEEATEIPLLIKTRTSNIPKLSEYVRSIHPFEVPEIISFPIDQGNPLFMKWIEEAVRDE, from the exons ATGGACTGGTTCTATCAGCGATTCCACAAAGACTCGCTTTCTCTAACCATTCCCCGTCCTGGATGTGTTTCAATTTTCCTg gTGATGCTGCTGTCGTTGGTGGTGTACCCGGTTCTGAAGACTGTGAGTCTGCAGCTGCACTCTGCATTCACAGGGAGCTACGTTTCAGGGTTCAATTCCGTAGCCCTTATAAGCTGTCCGAATGAGCAGGTGGCAAAGGACATTGCCAG agCTGTAATGGAGAAGAGACTGGCTGCTGGTGTGAACATTTTACCAAAGAGCTCTTCCAT GTACTACTGGAAAGGTGAAATTGAAGAAGCTACTGAAATCCCGCTG CTGATAAAGACAAGGACTTCAAACATCCCCAAACTGTCAGAGTATGTGAG gtCCATCCATCCTTTTGAGGTCCCTGAAATAATTAGCTTTCCGATCGATCAGGGAAACCCACTTTTCATGAAGTGGATAGAGGAAGCAGTTCGAGACGAATGA
- the LOC117422188 gene encoding protein CutA homolog isoform X2, producing the protein MLLSLVVYPVLKTVSLQLHSAFTGSYVSGFNSVALISCPNEQVAKDIARAVMEKRLAAGVNILPKSSSMYYWKGEIEEATEIPLLIKTRTSNIPKLSEYVRSIHPFEVPEIISFPIDQGNPLFMKWIEEAVRDE; encoded by the exons ATGCTGCTGTCGTTGGTGGTGTACCCGGTTCTGAAGACTGTGAGTCTGCAGCTGCACTCTGCATTCACAGGGAGCTACGTTTCAGGGTTCAATTCCGTAGCCCTTATAAGCTGTCCGAATGAGCAGGTGGCAAAGGACATTGCCAG agCTGTAATGGAGAAGAGACTGGCTGCTGGTGTGAACATTTTACCAAAGAGCTCTTCCAT GTACTACTGGAAAGGTGAAATTGAAGAAGCTACTGAAATCCCGCTG CTGATAAAGACAAGGACTTCAAACATCCCCAAACTGTCAGAGTATGTGAG gtCCATCCATCCTTTTGAGGTCCCTGAAATAATTAGCTTTCCGATCGATCAGGGAAACCCACTTTTCATGAAGTGGATAGAGGAAGCAGTTCGAGACGAATGA